One genomic window of Cricetulus griseus strain 17A/GY chromosome 3, alternate assembly CriGri-PICRH-1.0, whole genome shotgun sequence includes the following:
- the LOC103159629 gene encoding prothymosin alpha, whose translation MSDAAVDTSSEITTKDLKEKKEVVEEAENGRDAPANGNANEENGEQEADNEVDEEEEEGGEEEEEEEEGDGEEEDGDEDEEAEAPTGKRVAEDDEDDDVDTKKQKTGEDNWTAERKS comes from the coding sequence ATGTCAGACGCGGCCGTGGACACCAGCTCCGAGATCACCACCAAGGACttaaaggagaagaaggaagttgtggaggaggcagagaacGGAAGAGACGCACCTGCCAATGGGAATGCTAATGAGGAAAATGGGGAGCAGGAGGCTGACAATGAGgtagatgaagaagaggaagaaggtggggaggaagaggaggaggaggaagaaggcgACGGTgaggaagaagatggagatgaagatgaggaagctgaggctccTACGGGCAAGCGGGTAGCTgaagatgatgaggatgatgatgttGACACCAAGAAGCAGAAGACCGGTGAGGATAACTGGACAGCAGAAAGGAAAAGCTAA